A stretch of the Archangium violaceum genome encodes the following:
- a CDS encoding universal stress protein: protein MPVVCASNLSESSVRATLAAAAIAARLREPLWLLGVLDGHHPAPEGPTSLEDARARLLAEASRLRSPDLAVETRLVEGPPGSVLISDELLQDARLLVLSSEGWGPVSWHRAPLHERLAQRAHAPVLVVRRNGDSLREWALGRRRLRVLVGADDSRSSEAAVAWLHELRRVGPCDIIAAVVCSPVEERERLGIHTPVHLEVLDPVVRRIEVLDPQVERVLLRELGERVGELPGEGTLELHLEPGFGRPADHLLHVAHARGVDLVVVGNHQRGGLARLWHGSVSAGVLRHAEQSVACVPPSRAHVRASVPPRSVLVPIDFSEASARAISEARALVRPGGRVHLLHVHRRRVADRAWVMDQYGVVPEPPHEQSLVMERLKALVPHEDGAQQVRWTMEGVTGDDVARAICQATEREGVDLVCLGTSRAPGEAGYLSDAVARALVERCRRPVVVLHA, encoded by the coding sequence ATGCCCGTGGTGTGTGCAAGCAATCTGTCGGAGTCCTCCGTTCGGGCCACCCTGGCCGCGGCCGCCATCGCCGCCCGTCTTCGTGAGCCGCTGTGGTTGCTCGGCGTCCTCGATGGCCACCACCCCGCTCCCGAGGGCCCCACCTCCCTCGAGGACGCCCGCGCGCGTCTGCTCGCCGAGGCCTCCCGCCTGCGCTCCCCCGACCTCGCCGTGGAGACGCGGCTGGTGGAAGGTCCCCCGGGCTCCGTGCTCATCAGCGACGAGCTCCTCCAGGACGCCCGGTTGCTCGTCCTCTCCTCCGAGGGCTGGGGCCCCGTCTCCTGGCACCGCGCTCCCCTCCATGAGCGCCTCGCCCAGCGGGCCCATGCACCCGTGCTCGTGGTGCGCCGCAATGGCGACTCCCTCCGGGAGTGGGCGCTCGGCCGGCGCCGCCTGCGGGTGCTCGTCGGCGCGGATGACTCGCGCAGCTCGGAGGCCGCCGTGGCGTGGCTGCACGAGCTGCGCCGCGTGGGCCCCTGTGACATCATCGCCGCCGTGGTGTGCTCGCCCGTGGAGGAGCGCGAGCGGCTGGGCATCCACACCCCCGTGCACCTGGAGGTGCTCGACCCGGTGGTGCGCCGCATCGAGGTGCTCGATCCTCAAGTGGAGCGCGTGCTGCTGCGCGAGCTGGGCGAGCGCGTGGGGGAACTGCCCGGAGAAGGCACGCTCGAGCTGCACCTGGAGCCGGGCTTCGGCCGCCCCGCGGACCACCTGCTGCACGTGGCGCACGCGCGCGGCGTGGACCTCGTCGTCGTGGGCAACCACCAGCGCGGAGGCCTGGCCCGGCTGTGGCATGGCTCGGTGTCCGCGGGCGTGCTGCGCCACGCCGAGCAATCCGTGGCGTGCGTGCCGCCCTCCCGGGCCCATGTCCGGGCGTCCGTGCCGCCGCGCTCCGTGCTCGTGCCCATCGACTTCTCCGAGGCCAGCGCCCGCGCCATCTCCGAGGCTCGCGCGTTGGTGCGTCCCGGAGGCCGCGTCCACCTGCTGCACGTGCACCGCCGCCGCGTCGCGGACAGGGCCTGGGTGATGGACCAGTACGGCGTGGTGCCCGAGCCACCTCACGAGCAGTCCCTCGTCATGGAGCGGCTCAAGGCGCTGGTGCCCCACGAGGACGGCGCCCAGCAGGTGCGGTGGACGATGGAGGGCGTCACCGGTGACGACGTGGCCCGGGCCATCTGCCAGGCCACCGAGCGCGAGGGCGTGGACCTGGTATGTCTGGGGACGTCCCGCGCGCCGGGTGAAGCCGGGTACCTCAGCGACGCGGTGGCGCGGGCCCTGGTGGAGCGCTGCCGGCGCCCCGTCGTCGTTCTCCACGCGTGA